CCTTGCAGCTTGACGTAGCTGGCCTGTATCCAGGCCTCGGGGTGGGCCGCCTGCCAGTTGTAGATCGCGACCGCCCTGCGCACGAAGTCGGCGATCGCCGCCGCCTTGGCGGGGTCCTGCAAGGCGGAACGTCGCGCGACGATAGGGTTCAGGCCCCAGTTGTGGCCGGCGCCGTTGGCGAGGATAGGCGGCGAGCCCAGTCTGAAGTATTGATGTCCCAGGACGATGGCGGCATCCACCGCGCGCGATGAAAATGTCGGCGCGACCTCCGAGCCCGGCACCTGCACGCCCTTGACGTCCTTGCGCAGGTCCAGCCCATGTCTATGCAGGATGCCCGCCAGGATCATGTGCCGGCCCGTGCCGGCGGGGTACGCGACCTTCCTGTTGCGCAGGTCCTCGACCTTCTGGATGCCGCTGCCGGGCTGGACGACAAGGTAGGTATTGGCGGGACTGCCGGGGTTGGCGGTGATGGCGATCGCCACCAGATCCTGGACGCCCGCGCCCACCGCGATGGGAATGGGAGCCTCGCCGATGTAGCCCACATCGACGGCGCCCGCCACCAGGGCTTCCAGCACCGCCGGACCGCCGTTGAATGTGGCGAAGCTCACCTGGTAAGGCGCATCCTTGCCCAGGCCCGACAGATGCCAGGCGGCGGAGGCCTCCCCGGATTGTTCGGCCACGACCAGGCGCGTGCCCTTGGGGACCGCGGCGGCGAGGCGTCGCGCGAGGGTGGCGTCATCGGCGGAAGCGGTCTCTTGCTGCGCGCCGCCGGCGGCTGCGGAGACGCCCTGGGCTTGCGCCATGACGCAAGCCCAGGCCAGGCAGCCGGCGATCAGCGCCCGGGCCCACCGGCGTGGCGCACGCCGGCCATTGGTCGCCCACCCTCGGATACGTTTGTCGTGGACGCGCGCAGGGCGCGGCATGGCTGCGGTTTCGCCGTACATGGCAATACTCCTGGTGTCATCGGAAAAAATACTCGGGCGGCGTCGCTAGTCCGGTTCGACGCCCAGTTCGCGCAGCAGGTGCGCCCGCAGCGGGCCGAATCCCGGCGCCGCGTGACGCTGCTGCGGCGGAAGGTCCACGGGCATGTCCACCGCAATGCGGCCCTCGCGCAGCACCAGGATTCGGCCGGCCAGTTGGATCGCCTCGTCCACGTCGTGGGTGACCAGCAGGACCGCCGGGCGATGCCG
This genomic interval from Bordetella genomosp. 10 contains the following:
- a CDS encoding PhnD/SsuA/transferrin family substrate-binding protein: MAQAQGVSAAAGGAQQETASADDATLARRLAAAVPKGTRLVVAEQSGEASAAWHLSGLGKDAPYQVSFATFNGGPAVLEALVAGAVDVGYIGEAPIPIAVGAGVQDLVAIAITANPGSPANTYLVVQPGSGIQKVEDLRNRKVAYPAGTGRHMILAGILHRHGLDLRKDVKGVQVPGSEVAPTFSSRAVDAAIVLGHQYFRLGSPPILANGAGHNWGLNPIVARRSALQDPAKAAAIADFVRRAVAIYNWQAAHPEAWIQASYVKLQGLTTAQGKLLLDEEGLGAYYPIDSRLTRIFQEISDGLVETGALSRKIDIAPYVDGRYNDIVTAQNRIDHVRLRPLVNDRAVDDGSQRPGSRPYVLR